A genomic window from Thiomonas arsenitoxydans includes:
- a CDS encoding DUF3149 domain-containing protein, giving the protein MSNRKLCTDLFSRIVNNREKDIMGSAWQGLLGTDYGLFSLIGSIFMLGIGVFFIWFFSRKIQQSADEHARELRKGANKPPVNNGRG; this is encoded by the coding sequence GTGTCAAACCGTAAACTGTGTACGGATTTATTCTCACGCATCGTCAACAACAGGGAGAAAGACATCATGGGATCTGCTTGGCAAGGATTGCTCGGCACCGATTATGGTCTGTTCAGCTTGATTGGCAGCATTTTCATGCTGGGCATCGGCGTATTTTTTATCTGGTTTTTCAGCCGCAAAATTCAGCAGAGCGCCGACGAGCATGCGCGCGAACTGCGCAAAGGCGCAAACAAGCCGCCAGTCAACAACGGCCGTGGCTGA